The following proteins come from a genomic window of Sorghum bicolor cultivar BTx623 chromosome 3, Sorghum_bicolor_NCBIv3, whole genome shotgun sequence:
- the LOC8078647 gene encoding indole-2-monooxygenase has translation MQLRLGHVLALVASSPAAAAALMREHDGAFGTRPYFRTAEILTYGFQDLVFAPHSEHWRHVRRLCSAHVLSAVRSHSFDGMREREVAALVRTMRERAGGVVDMSKALYGFANGVICRAVSGTGRGLSREEEEEEEEEEGRRSELFRALIEVNTALLGGFCVGDYFPSLAWMDDALSGAGARAWRNLKRWDDLLEKVVQEHEARRRRRGDGDVEVEEEDFVDVLLAVVLQAEEKQDHDGGFELTSDAIKSLLVRNPAAMERLKSELRAAPPGSTTVAGRGDALGATTTPYLRAVVKETLRLHPPVPLLLPRECMRDTTVLGFPRGPWHPVRLFDWALPGGAAPGTSTCRTRPGLPRPGGCPSSQF, from the exons ATGCAGCTCCGCCTGGGCCATGTACTCGCGCTGGTGGCCTCCtccccggccgccgccgcggcgctgaTGCGCGAGCACGACGGCGCCTTCGGCACGCGGCCTTACTTCCGCACGGCCGAGATCCTGACGTACGGCTTCCAGGACCTTGTCTTCGCGCCCCACAGCGAGCACTGGCGGCACGTGCGCCGCCTCTGctccgcgcacgtcctcagcgcCGTGCGGTCGCACAGCTTCGACGGCATGCGGGAGCGGGAGGTCGCCGCGCTGGTGCGGACCATGAGGGAGCGCGCGGGCGGCGTGGTGGACATGAGCAAGGCGTTGTACGGCTTCGCGAACGGCGTGATCTGCCGTGCGGTGTCCGGGACCGGGAGAGGGCTGTcccgggaggaggaggaggaggaggaggaggaggagggccgGAGGAGCGAGCTGTTCCGGGCGCTGATCGAGGTGAACACGGCGCTGCTGGGAGGGTTCTGCGTCGGCGACTACTTCCCGTCTCTAGCGTGGATGGACGACGCGTTGTCCGGCGCCGGCGCGAGGGCGTGGAGGAACTTGAAGCGGTGGGACGATCTGCTGGAGAAGGTGGTCCAGGAGCACGAGGCTAGGCGGCGCCGCCGTGGTGACGGCGACGttgaggtggaggaggaggatttCGTCGACGTGCTGCTGGCCGTGGTGCTGCAGGCAGAGGAGAAGCAGGACCACGACGGTGGCTTCGAGCTCACTAGTGACGCCATCAAGTCGCTGCTG GTCAGGAACCCCGCGGCCATGGAGCGACTCAAGAGTGAACTCCGTGCAGCGCCGCCCGGCAGCACCACCGTGGCTGGACGCGGCGACGCGCTTGGCGCGACGACGACGCCCTACCTGCGGGCCGTGGTGAAGGAGACCCTCCGTCTCCACCCGCCGGTGCCGCTGCTCCTGCCCCGCGAGTGCATGCGCGACACGACGGTGCTGGGGTTCCCACGTGGCCCGTGGCACCCGGTGCGCCTGTTCGACTGGGCGCTGCCGGGCGGCGCGGCGCCGGGGACCTCGACATGTCGGACGCGCCCGGGCTTGCCACGCCCAGGCGGGTGCCCCTCCAGCCAGTTCTAG